From the genome of Geobacter sp. SVR, one region includes:
- a CDS encoding ABC transporter substrate-binding protein, giving the protein MTGRRSYQRRVFCLAFLIAAMVLLLLCEQARAYQVLVVQSRREPALDEALAGFRTARLSERVIVLSDYGEADVVRIVREERPALVLAVGDSALAAARKIRHVPVVALMALGFPSMYGSHPNLGGIGMLASPERYLTLFRTMKRRRVGLLYHPAKSAWYLRQARQAAQRMDIELILREVSTPRSALTQLDTLKGAVDALWMLPDTSAVTRETVEAYFHFSQEQRVPVISFAAPYLKLGAAAILELDRTDIGRQAGEMALSILRGSDIAELPPGLPRRTTLKSNGSVLRHLDISPEILDKLERE; this is encoded by the coding sequence GTGACAGGCCGGCGCAGCTATCAGCGCCGCGTTTTCTGCCTGGCCTTTCTGATTGCTGCAATGGTACTGCTGCTGCTTTGCGAACAGGCCCGGGCCTACCAGGTGCTGGTGGTGCAAAGCCGCCGCGAACCGGCCCTGGATGAAGCGCTGGCTGGCTTCCGTACCGCCCGTCTCTCCGAAAGGGTGATCGTGCTGTCGGACTATGGCGAGGCCGATGTGGTACGGATTGTACGTGAAGAGCGCCCCGCGCTGGTTCTGGCTGTCGGTGACAGCGCCCTGGCAGCCGCCAGAAAGATCCGCCACGTGCCGGTGGTCGCCCTGATGGCGCTCGGCTTCCCCAGCATGTATGGTTCCCATCCCAACCTGGGGGGCATCGGCATGCTTGCCTCTCCGGAACGCTACCTGACACTGTTCAGAACCATGAAGAGGCGCCGGGTAGGGCTGCTGTACCATCCCGCCAAGAGTGCCTGGTACCTGCGCCAGGCTCGGCAGGCTGCACAGCGCATGGATATCGAACTGATACTGCGTGAGGTTTCCACTCCACGCTCCGCACTGACGCAGCTGGACACCTTGAAAGGCGCGGTAGATGCACTGTGGATGCTGCCTGATACCTCAGCGGTCACCCGCGAAACCGTCGAGGCCTATTTTCATTTTTCCCAGGAACAGCGTGTGCCGGTGATTTCCTTTGCTGCACCGTACCTGAAACTGGGAGCTGCGGCGATACTGGAGCTGGACCGAACCGACATCGGCCGGCAGGCTGGCGAAATGGCGCTCTCGATCCTGCGGGGGAGCGACATTGCCGAACTTCCTCCCGGCCTGCCGCGCCGGACCACGCTCAAATCCAACGGGAGCGTTCTCAGGCATCTCGACATCTCACCGGAAATACTCGATAAGTTGGAACGGGAGTAA
- a CDS encoding ATP-binding protein, with protein MGLYAFLTGFRASFRFKLFMIFTLLTALITSLFSTLYIFSEISERTSRAGDRARLLATQLSDGVRLALFAEDRETLLQMAGTTARYPDINAVTITANDGRVLAEVRRPSKPAANDLLSMSAEVRSMPQGLSPESALTGSDDTSGVRIGTVRVDLDTSGERENTHRLIATACCVSFLFWATVSLLSYLALRQVTRSFNTLVHGLETMQEGNYTVSIPIERDDEAGRATAAVNHLAAALRQREVENARLQEELVNAMRLEVQEEKKQLMAKLIQTNRMTFLGLLASSMAHEINNPNAAIHLAGTYLSRAWKDALPLLQQAAEEEGDFCLGGLPFSAARDELAQSCATIERSTKLIAAVVHDLRSYSLGKPNEFRPDVDLNQVVSNALSVIRAYGHHSDMSIWTDLAPELPSVNASPHKLEQVVVNLLLNALQSLDGGKGRIMVSTAYLPTVGEATITVQDEGEGIPAEHMERLLEPFFSTRLDRGGSGLGLFVANYLVSEHGGRITFRSQPGAGTAVTVSLPPARSALQG; from the coding sequence ATGGGACTGTATGCATTTCTCACCGGTTTCCGCGCCAGCTTCCGCTTCAAGCTCTTCATGATTTTCACGCTGCTGACCGCACTGATCACTTCCCTCTTCAGTACGCTCTACATCTTCTCCGAAATAAGCGAACGCACATCCCGGGCCGGCGACCGGGCCCGGCTGCTGGCAACCCAGCTGTCGGACGGCGTCCGACTGGCGCTGTTTGCCGAAGACCGCGAGACGCTGCTGCAAATGGCCGGCACCACGGCGCGCTATCCGGACATCAATGCCGTGACCATCACCGCCAACGATGGACGCGTACTGGCTGAGGTGCGGCGGCCGTCAAAACCTGCCGCCAACGATCTTCTGAGCATGTCAGCCGAGGTTCGCAGCATGCCGCAGGGTTTGTCCCCGGAATCGGCGCTCACCGGCAGCGACGATACATCAGGGGTCAGGATAGGCACCGTGCGGGTCGACCTGGACACCAGCGGAGAAAGGGAAAACACACACCGTTTGATCGCCACCGCCTGCTGCGTCTCCTTCCTGTTCTGGGCCACAGTTTCACTGTTGAGCTACTTGGCCCTGCGGCAGGTGACCCGTTCTTTCAACACGTTGGTCCATGGGCTGGAAACCATGCAGGAAGGCAATTATACCGTCAGTATCCCGATAGAACGCGATGACGAGGCGGGCAGGGCAACTGCGGCTGTGAATCATCTGGCAGCCGCCCTGCGCCAGCGGGAGGTAGAGAATGCGCGACTGCAGGAGGAACTGGTTAATGCCATGCGCCTTGAAGTGCAGGAAGAAAAGAAACAGCTGATGGCCAAACTGATCCAGACCAACCGGATGACCTTTCTGGGACTGCTGGCCTCAAGCATGGCCCATGAGATCAACAATCCCAACGCAGCCATCCATCTGGCCGGCACGTACCTGTCTCGGGCCTGGAAGGATGCCTTGCCGCTGCTGCAGCAGGCAGCCGAGGAGGAGGGGGATTTCTGTCTGGGTGGGTTGCCGTTCAGCGCGGCCAGGGACGAATTGGCTCAAAGCTGCGCCACCATCGAGCGCAGCACCAAGCTGATCGCCGCGGTGGTGCACGACCTGCGCTCCTACAGCCTCGGAAAGCCGAATGAGTTTCGTCCCGACGTCGATCTCAACCAAGTGGTCAGCAATGCGCTGTCGGTCATTCGTGCCTATGGTCATCACAGCGACATGAGCATCTGGACCGACCTGGCGCCGGAGCTGCCGTCGGTCAACGCCAGTCCGCACAAATTGGAACAGGTGGTGGTCAACCTCCTGCTCAATGCGCTCCAATCGCTGGATGGCGGCAAGGGACGGATCATGGTCAGCACCGCCTACCTCCCGACTGTCGGAGAAGCCACCATAACCGTGCAGGACGAAGGGGAGGGCATACCGGCGGAGCACATGGAGCGGCTGCTGGAGCCCTTTTTCTCGACCCGGCTCGACCGGGGGGGCAGCGGGCTCGGTCTCTTTGTGGCCAATTACCTGGTGAGTGAACATGGCGGCCGAATCACCTTCCGCTCCCAGCCGGGAGCCGGCACTGCCGTAACCGTTTCACTCCCTCCTGCCAGGTCCGCGCTGCAGGGATAA
- a CDS encoding sigma-54 dependent transcriptional regulator, with product MKQPADNERSILVVDDNPDFLNEVRLMLISNGIKEVTTLSASTELLDALECGGVAVLLMDWMMPGLTGADLLPVIIERFPHIPVIIMTAVNDLQTVVGCIKQGAFDYITKPIDVNRLLSCIAKAFQINELARQNRRLKEYLLGNNLLQPEIFSGIVTANPRMQAIFKIVETMGGTHHPVLISGETGVGKELIARAIHQSSGLRGAFVPLNVAGLDDMMFADTLFGHKKGAFTGAHEPREGLIAKAEGGTLFLDEIGDLGSDSQVKLLRLLQEHEYYRLGSDALIKSNARIIAASNRDFGSLMQQGVFRRDLYHRLRNHHIHIPPLRERGDDIPLLIEHFLRKAATESGRPVPALTREARNALEAYDYPGNVRELANLIQHAVACDNSGILNLADFPGIDVSDGSGPRQLRIFRDGSYRLQMNFPAFPSIGIIEQMIIEEAIRISEGNKSHAADLLGISRPTLNRKLAEGSIRSATGVQERM from the coding sequence TTGAAGCAACCTGCCGATAATGAACGCTCCATCCTGGTGGTGGATGACAACCCCGATTTTCTGAACGAGGTGCGTCTGATGCTTATCTCCAATGGCATCAAGGAGGTAACGACGCTCTCTGCCAGTACCGAATTGCTGGATGCGCTGGAATGCGGCGGGGTGGCGGTGCTGTTGATGGACTGGATGATGCCGGGCCTGACCGGTGCCGACCTGTTGCCGGTGATCATCGAGCGCTTCCCGCACATTCCGGTCATCATCATGACGGCGGTCAACGATCTGCAGACTGTGGTGGGATGCATAAAACAGGGAGCTTTTGATTACATCACCAAACCGATCGATGTTAACCGGCTTCTGTCCTGCATTGCCAAGGCTTTCCAGATCAACGAACTGGCCAGGCAGAACCGCCGCCTCAAGGAGTACCTGCTGGGGAACAACCTGCTCCAGCCCGAGATCTTCAGCGGGATCGTAACTGCCAATCCGCGCATGCAAGCCATTTTCAAGATCGTGGAGACCATGGGAGGCACACACCATCCGGTTCTGATCAGCGGAGAAACCGGCGTCGGCAAGGAGCTGATCGCCCGCGCCATTCACCAGTCCAGCGGTCTCAGGGGTGCTTTCGTACCTCTCAACGTTGCCGGGCTGGATGACATGATGTTTGCCGATACCCTGTTCGGGCATAAAAAAGGCGCCTTTACCGGCGCCCACGAACCGCGGGAGGGACTAATTGCCAAGGCCGAGGGGGGTACCCTGTTTCTGGACGAGATCGGCGATCTGGGAAGCGACTCCCAAGTCAAGCTGTTACGTCTGCTGCAGGAACACGAATACTACCGGCTCGGGTCGGACGCCCTGATCAAGAGCAATGCCCGTATCATCGCCGCCTCCAACCGCGATTTCGGAAGCCTGATGCAACAGGGGGTCTTTCGCCGCGACCTGTACCATCGTCTCCGCAACCACCACATACACATTCCGCCGTTGCGGGAACGGGGCGACGACATTCCGCTGCTGATCGAGCATTTCCTGCGGAAAGCCGCTACGGAGAGCGGGCGCCCCGTGCCGGCACTTACCAGGGAGGCGCGCAACGCGCTGGAGGCTTACGACTATCCCGGCAACGTGCGGGAACTGGCCAACCTGATCCAGCATGCAGTGGCCTGCGACAACAGCGGAATACTGAATCTGGCCGATTTTCCGGGCATCGACGTCTCCGATGGCTCGGGACCGAGGCAACTGCGTATCTTCCGGGACGGCTCCTACCGTCTGCAAATGAATTTTCCGGCCTTTCCCAGCATCGGGATCATTGAGCAGATGATCATCGAAGAGGCGATCCGCATTTCGGAAGGCAACAAAAGCCATGCCGCCGATCTTTTGGGCATATCGCGTCCAACGCTCAACAGAAAACTTGCGGAAGGCAGCATCCGCAGTGCAACGGGCGTCCAGGAGAGGATGTGA
- the sfsA gene encoding DNA/RNA nuclease SfsA: protein MKLPPLIAGTLIKRYKRFLADVLLEDGSVVTIHCPNSGSMKGCADPGSRVFLSRSPNLGRTYPFTWELVESCGCWAGINTGLPNRLAREAIEEGTLAELQGYPLIRPEVRYGERSRIDLLLEGPEGRCFVEVKNVTLVESNRALFPDAVTERGQKHLRELMRVVAEGDRGVILFIVQREDGHSVSPADGIDPSYGRLLRLAVEQGVEALAYRALVTPEEVRLTERLPVLL, encoded by the coding sequence TTGAAATTGCCGCCGCTGATAGCGGGAACATTGATAAAACGTTACAAACGCTTTCTTGCTGACGTGCTGCTGGAAGACGGCAGCGTCGTTACGATCCACTGTCCCAACTCAGGCAGCATGAAAGGGTGTGCTGACCCCGGCAGCCGGGTGTTCCTTTCCCGCAGCCCCAACCTGGGACGTACCTATCCCTTTACCTGGGAACTGGTCGAATCCTGCGGCTGTTGGGCCGGCATCAACACCGGCCTCCCTAACCGGCTGGCCCGTGAAGCCATCGAAGAGGGTACTCTGGCTGAACTGCAGGGGTACCCCTTGATCCGTCCCGAAGTGCGCTACGGCGAGCGCAGCCGGATCGACCTGCTGCTGGAGGGGCCGGAAGGGCGCTGCTTCGTGGAAGTCAAGAACGTCACGCTGGTGGAATCGAACCGGGCGCTGTTTCCCGATGCGGTCACCGAGCGCGGCCAGAAGCACCTGCGTGAATTGATGCGTGTCGTCGCGGAAGGAGATCGCGGAGTGATCCTGTTCATCGTCCAGCGTGAAGATGGCCACTCCGTTTCGCCGGCCGACGGAATCGATCCCTCTTACGGGCGGCTGCTGCGGCTGGCCGTAGAACAGGGAGTGGAGGCCCTGGCCTATCGCGCCCTGGTAACGCCGGAAGAGGTCCGGCTGACGGAGCGCCTGCCGGTATTGCTTTAG
- the hemC gene encoding hydroxymethylbilane synthase: MPPKQLRIGTRASQLALWQANWVKSELEKQYPGMEVTLTKIKTIGDKILDVPLAQVGGKGLFVKEIEEAMLRGEIDIAVHSMKDVPTEFPEGLGLYCITEREDPRDAVISRNVKFSELPQGARIGTSALRRQAQLLKVRPDLQMVIIRGNVETRIRKLEDEKLDAVILAAAGLKRLGFTEKVAEYLDTDLSIPAIGQGALGIECRLADPVITETIAFFNHADTSHAVRAERALLKRCEGGCQVPIAAHGTVSGGELRLVGFIAAVDGSRSVHGEISGPVTECEQLGIRLADQLLAEGGKAILEEVYQREIASPSHP; the protein is encoded by the coding sequence ATGCCCCCCAAACAGTTACGCATCGGCACCCGCGCTAGTCAGCTGGCGTTGTGGCAGGCCAACTGGGTCAAGTCCGAGCTGGAAAAACAGTATCCCGGCATGGAAGTTACCCTGACCAAGATCAAGACCATCGGCGACAAGATTCTCGATGTGCCGCTGGCCCAGGTGGGGGGCAAAGGGCTGTTCGTCAAGGAGATCGAGGAGGCCATGCTGCGGGGCGAAATAGACATTGCCGTGCATAGCATGAAGGATGTACCGACCGAGTTCCCCGAAGGTCTCGGCCTGTACTGCATCACCGAACGCGAAGACCCGCGCGATGCAGTCATTTCGCGCAATGTGAAGTTCAGTGAACTGCCCCAGGGTGCCCGCATCGGCACCAGCGCCCTGCGCCGCCAGGCCCAGTTGCTCAAGGTACGCCCCGATCTGCAGATGGTCATCATCCGGGGCAATGTGGAAACCCGCATCCGCAAACTGGAAGACGAGAAGCTGGATGCCGTGATTCTGGCAGCCGCCGGTCTGAAGCGGCTGGGTTTCACAGAAAAGGTCGCCGAATATCTCGATACCGATCTTTCCATCCCGGCCATCGGACAAGGAGCCCTGGGGATCGAATGCCGGCTGGCAGACCCGGTCATCACCGAGACGATTGCATTTTTCAACCATGCCGACACCTCCCATGCGGTGAGGGCCGAGCGTGCCCTGCTGAAGCGCTGCGAAGGGGGCTGCCAGGTGCCGATTGCCGCCCATGGAACGGTCAGTGGCGGTGAGCTCCGCCTGGTGGGATTCATCGCCGCGGTGGACGGAAGTCGCTCGGTGCACGGCGAGATCAGCGGACCGGTGACGGAGTGCGAACAGCTTGGCATCCGGCTGGCCGATCAACTGCTGGCAGAAGGGGGCAAGGCCATCCTGGAAGAGGTTTACCAGCGGGAGATCGCATCACCCTCGCATCCATGA
- the cobA gene encoding uroporphyrinogen-III C-methyltransferase, with protein MTTHLQSKGMVYLVGAGPGDPGLITLRGVECLRKAEVVVYDYLANEQLLDHVPAAAERIYAGKIGGRHNQDQEEINTLLVKQAQAGRIVVRLKGGDPFVFGRGGEECEALGAAGVPFEIVPGVTAAVGACAYAGIPLTHRDYTASVTLVTGREGKDKDDSGIDWHSLSRGKGTLVFYMGITTLRRNMERLVEHGRSPDTPVALIRWGTTPDQQVLKGTLADIADRADRAGFKPPALTIVGEVVALREKLSWFDGRPLFGRKVIVTRAADQTGEFAAMLAEQGAMAIECPTIRLVEPEQWEPLDTVLREAGSYDWLVLTSGNAVRSVFRRLEVLGLDARVLGRCRVCAVGPKTAEALGEFGIRPDLVPSDYKAEGVVAEFARMDLAGKRVLFPRADRARDLVPRELARMGARVDSPIAYRNILPDSLPHEALHALERRTVDCITFTSSSTVRNLAAMVGEDRMLDLLKGVTVASIGPITSQACRSLGLEVAIEPASYTLADLAAAIEAFFSC; from the coding sequence ATGACCACTCACCTGCAATCGAAAGGTATGGTGTACCTGGTGGGGGCAGGGCCCGGTGATCCCGGGCTGATCACTCTGCGGGGGGTTGAATGCCTGCGGAAGGCCGAGGTGGTGGTATACGATTACCTGGCCAACGAGCAACTGCTGGATCATGTGCCGGCTGCCGCTGAGCGGATCTATGCCGGCAAGATCGGCGGCCGTCACAATCAGGACCAGGAAGAGATCAACACGCTGCTGGTGAAACAGGCCCAGGCCGGCAGGATCGTCGTCCGCCTGAAGGGGGGAGACCCGTTTGTTTTCGGGAGGGGGGGCGAAGAGTGCGAGGCGCTCGGCGCTGCCGGTGTGCCGTTCGAAATCGTGCCGGGCGTAACCGCGGCTGTAGGCGCCTGCGCCTATGCCGGTATTCCCCTCACTCACCGCGATTACACCGCCTCGGTTACCCTGGTCACTGGCAGGGAGGGCAAGGACAAGGACGATTCCGGCATCGACTGGCACAGCCTTTCCCGCGGCAAAGGCACGCTCGTGTTTTACATGGGCATCACTACCCTGCGGCGGAACATGGAGCGCCTGGTCGAGCACGGGCGCAGTCCTGACACGCCGGTGGCGTTGATCCGCTGGGGGACCACACCGGACCAGCAGGTGCTGAAAGGCACCCTGGCCGATATCGCCGACCGGGCCGACCGGGCCGGCTTCAAACCGCCGGCCCTCACGATCGTGGGAGAAGTGGTGGCCCTGCGTGAGAAGCTGTCGTGGTTCGACGGGCGTCCGCTCTTCGGCCGCAAGGTCATCGTAACCCGCGCCGCCGACCAGACCGGTGAATTTGCGGCCATGCTGGCGGAGCAAGGCGCCATGGCCATCGAATGCCCCACAATCCGGCTGGTGGAGCCGGAACAGTGGGAGCCTCTTGATACGGTGCTGCGCGAGGCAGGAAGCTACGACTGGTTGGTGCTGACTTCCGGTAATGCGGTACGATCGGTGTTCCGGCGGCTGGAAGTGCTCGGCCTGGATGCCAGAGTGCTCGGCCGGTGCCGGGTCTGCGCCGTGGGTCCGAAAACGGCTGAAGCGCTGGGTGAGTTCGGCATCCGGCCCGATCTGGTGCCGTCGGATTACAAGGCCGAAGGGGTGGTGGCCGAGTTCGCCCGCATGGATCTGGCAGGCAAAAGAGTTCTCTTCCCCAGGGCTGACCGAGCGCGTGATCTGGTACCGCGCGAACTGGCACGAATGGGTGCCCGGGTGGACAGTCCGATTGCATATCGCAATATCCTGCCGGACTCGCTGCCGCACGAAGCGCTGCATGCCCTGGAACGGCGAACAGTGGATTGCATCACCTTTACCTCATCCTCAACCGTCAGGAACCTGGCCGCCATGGTGGGCGAAGACCGCATGCTCGACCTGCTCAAAGGGGTGACGGTGGCCTCCATTGGGCCGATAACCTCGCAGGCCTGCCGCAGCCTGGGACTCGAGGTCGCGATTGAACCGGCCAGTTACACCCTGGCGGATTTGGCCGCTGCCATCGAAGCCTTCTTCTCATGTTGA
- the hemA gene encoding glutamyl-tRNA reductase: protein MNIIVVGLSHKTATVELREKVAFSPNLIEKPLRDLVALDDIVEGVIVSTCNRVEIYATTRDIAGGIARIKRFLADHHRISLETLEPHLYSHHSEAAIRHVFRVASSLDSMVVGEPQILGQIKTSYGYAAEYKSSGIILNRFLHKAFSVAKRVRTETRIASSAVSVAFAAVELAKKILGDLSDKTVMLIGAGEMCELAAKHFLNSGARGVMVTNRTFERAERLAADFGGEAVPFDELFQHLHRADIVLSSTGAPHCIIGPKDVEEVVKRRRFKPMFFIDIAVPRDIDTKVDDVENAYLFTVDDLQEIVQANLAQRNREAEKAEEIIDQEIGQFYKWLSSLEVTPTIVALRSRFDEIRRAELEKTMAGWKDLPPEAEKRLEALTMAITNKLLHAPTAALKRAGQGGRIDLYVDALRQLFDLQTGHQEDDELELEE, encoded by the coding sequence ATGAACATCATTGTCGTGGGGCTTTCACATAAGACTGCAACGGTCGAATTACGGGAAAAGGTGGCATTTTCGCCCAACCTGATCGAAAAGCCGTTGCGTGATCTGGTGGCCCTGGATGACATAGTGGAAGGGGTGATCGTCTCGACCTGCAACCGGGTAGAAATCTATGCCACTACCCGTGACATAGCAGGGGGCATCGCCCGCATAAAGCGTTTTTTGGCCGACCACCACCGCATTTCGCTGGAAACCCTTGAACCCCATCTGTACAGCCATCACTCCGAGGCCGCCATCCGGCACGTTTTCCGGGTGGCTTCAAGCCTGGATTCTATGGTGGTGGGTGAACCGCAGATCTTGGGGCAGATCAAAACCTCGTACGGATATGCGGCCGAATACAAATCCTCCGGAATCATCCTGAACCGTTTTCTGCACAAGGCCTTTTCGGTGGCCAAACGGGTCCGCACCGAAACCAGGATTGCCTCGTCCGCCGTATCGGTGGCCTTTGCCGCCGTGGAGCTTGCCAAAAAGATCCTCGGCGATCTCTCCGACAAGACCGTCATGCTGATCGGCGCCGGAGAGATGTGCGAACTGGCCGCCAAGCACTTCCTCAACAGCGGTGCCCGTGGCGTGATGGTCACCAACCGCACCTTTGAGCGGGCCGAACGGCTGGCCGCGGATTTCGGCGGGGAGGCGGTGCCATTCGACGAGCTCTTCCAGCACCTGCACCGGGCCGACATCGTACTCTCCTCTACCGGGGCTCCGCATTGCATCATCGGTCCCAAGGATGTCGAGGAAGTGGTCAAGCGGCGCCGATTCAAGCCGATGTTCTTTATCGACATCGCCGTACCGCGGGATATCGACACCAAGGTCGATGATGTGGAAAACGCCTATCTTTTTACGGTGGACGACCTGCAGGAGATCGTCCAGGCCAATCTTGCCCAGCGTAATCGCGAGGCGGAAAAGGCCGAGGAAATCATCGACCAGGAGATCGGACAGTTTTACAAGTGGCTCTCATCCCTAGAGGTGACCCCCACCATCGTGGCCCTGCGCAGCAGGTTCGACGAGATCAGGCGTGCAGAGCTCGAAAAAACGATGGCTGGATGGAAAGATCTGCCCCCCGAGGCTGAAAAACGGTTGGAAGCCCTGACCATGGCCATCACGAACAAGCTGTTGCACGCCCCCACCGCCGCACTCAAGCGGGCCGGTCAGGGAGGGCGCATCGATCTCTATGTGGACGCCTTGCGGCAGCTGTTCGATCTGCAGACCGGCCACCAGGAAGATGACGAACTGGAGCTGGAGGAATAG